A single region of the Lycium barbarum isolate Lr01 chromosome 2, ASM1917538v2, whole genome shotgun sequence genome encodes:
- the LOC132627697 gene encoding uncharacterized protein LOC132627697, giving the protein MSGYSNCYLLALAVLLLPVAIDANSQIQPRKVKTAVFRSPKFVLKPGSVANKYYYNIDFPKGHVAIKDFQAEVVDKAGHPVPLYETYLHHWVVVRYYQRKSNELNTSDIIVGGNSGICDGVLNQHFGLGSETRKTATYVPDPYGIEIGNPKDVPEGYEERWVLNLHAIDTRGVEDRLGCNECKCDLYNVTKDEDGQAIEPDYIGGLRCCYDKTRCRVKHGFKGSKKGLYLKYKVKYVEWDASIVPVKIYIIDVTDTWKKPENPTAKAKHQCQIEYSVESCSANGANFGCTDTKKVSVPFPTSGDVIYGVAHQHTGGAGSTLHGEDGRVICSSHPIYGKGKGPGNEAGYVVGMSTCYPKPGSIKIMKGETVTLLTNYSSFRRHTGVMSLFYLLVAEPSPN; this is encoded by the exons ATGTCAGGCTATTCAAATTGCTATTTGCTTGCACTAGCAGTACTCTTATTGCCAGTAGCAATTGATGCAAATTCACAAATTCAACCAAGAAAAGTGAAAACTGCTGTCTTTCGATCACCAAAATTTGTGCTGAAACCTGGATCAGTTGCTAACAAATATTACTACAACATTGATTTCCCTAAAGGACATGTTGCTATAAAAGATTTTCAAGCTGAAGTAGTTGATAAGGCAGGGCACCCTGTACCATTATATGAAACATACCTTCACCATTGGGTTGTTGTAAGATATTACCAACGAAAAAGCAACGAATTGAACACCTCGGATATAATCGTTGGGGGCAACTCAGGGATATGCGACGGGGTTCTTAATCAGCATTTTGGGCTCGGATCTGAGACCCGAAAAACAGCCACATATGTTCCGGACCCTTATGGAATAGAAATTGGTAATCCGAAGGATGTACCTGAAGGATACGAAGAGAGATGGGTGCTCAATTTACATGCCATTGATACACGAGGAGTTGAAGATAGATTGGGATGCAACGAGTGCAAGTGTGATCTTTATAATGTCACAAAGGATGAGGATGGTCAAGCTATAGAGCCAGATTATATCGGTGGCCTGAGATGTTGTTACGATAAAACAAGATGCAGGGTGAAACACGGGTTCAAAGGATCGAAGAAAGGCCTTTACCTGAAGTATAAGGTGAAGTATGTTGAGTGGGATGCCTCCATTGTGCCTGTTAAAATTTATATAATTGATGTCACAGATACATGGAAAAAGCCAGAAAATCCAACAGCAAAGGCAAAACATCAGTGCCAG ATTGAATATTCAGTGGAGTCATGTTCTGCTAATGGTGCAAACTTTGGTTGTACTGATACAAAAAAAGTAAGTGTACCATTTCCTACTAGTGGAGATGTCATCTATGGAGTTGCTCATCAACATACTGGAGGGGCTGGTTCAACCCTACATGGAGAG GATGGACGCGTCATATGCTCATCTCACCCGATCTATGGCAAAGGAAAGGGACCAGGAAATGAAGCCGGTTACGTCGTGGGGATGTCTACATGTTATCCTAAACCTGGCTCGATTAAGATAATGAAAGGGGAGACTGTAACTTTACTAACAAATTATAGTAGTTTTCGAAGGCATACTGGAGTGATGAGTTTGTTCTATCTCTTGGTTGCTGAACCATCACCAAATTAA